The Arabidopsis thaliana chromosome 5, partial sequence genomic interval GCTCTTGAGCATCATTCTTGCATTCCTTTGGCAAATGGCATTCAGGATTTGGCCTGATTTCATGATTCACTTCATACTTTGGAGTACGTTTTTGATGTCTTTATCCTCAGGAATCCTCTTACTGTGTTTCCAGATGCCAGCCACTGATGCTGTTGGGGTTTGCCTCATTGCCTTCTCAATTGGCAATGGTTTATATGCTTGCTGGGTCACTCGTAGAATCAAGTTCTGTTCTAAGATTTTGGTCAAGTCGTTAGAACCTGTTTCCAAGTTCTCGGATTTGAATTTGCCCACCTACTACATGCTAGCTGCTGGTTTCCTCTGGATGTCTATGTGGATTTTCGGTGTCATCGGTGCCTTGAACTTCTATTTTCCGCCACTTGTGATTATTGGTTTGGTGTTAAGTCTGGCTTGGACGACAGAAGTGATGAGGAATATTGTTAATCTAACTGTGAGCCGGGTCATTGCTTTGTACTATCTTAGGGGAATGCAGTCTAGTACCAGGTTTAGTTTCCAAAGGGCCTTGTCTCGTAACCTCGGGAGCGCGTGTTTAGGATCTTTGTTTGTTCCAACAATAGAAGCCTTAAGAATCTTGGCAAGAGGATTAAATTTGCTAAAGGGTGAAGATGAGTTCATGTTTTGCTGCGCTAATTGCTGTCTCAGACTCATGGACTTCATATTTGAACATGGCAATGGCTGGGCCTTTGTACAGGTACTATAAACTAATTCTTTAAACCATGCCACTCCCactctcttttcttaattctttAAACCTGCTGCAgtcattttgtttctatataatatcttCTTACAGAGAATCAGTCTAGTAATAGTATTAAAATCAAGTTGATTGTGGTGGgtcttattttttatatcatttctgATATGAGAATCTTGCATCATCTTGACAAGTCGAGGCACAACCACATGCTCTTTTTGCATTTAtagtaattattttgaattagAAAAATAGTCATATTGAATCAATAGTATTGAGCTTTGAGTGGTAACAACAGACGGAACAAACTTAGACTAGATCACTTTTTCACCATTCGAAAGTGTTTTGTACCATTGGTTGTTTACTTGTTTAAACCGTATTGTTGTTACAGATAGCGGCTTATGGGAAAGGATTTGTGAGGGCATCGCAAGACACATGGAAACTGTTTGAGGATGAAGATATGGTTGAAATAGTAGATGCAGACATAACAAGCTCCATATGCTTCCTTACAGGCATCTGCAGCGGCTGCGTTTGTTTAATTGTCGCAGCCGCTTGGACTCACACAGTTTACAAACCTTTTACAGCCACCATCTCTTTACTTGCCTTCTTCATTGGATACCTCATGGTAAATTACACTTTGAACTTTTCAACTCTAAAATGTTTGATTCAAATAGTATTCTCATCATATTTTTTGGATTGTTGGTAACAGACCAGGATCTCTATGGCATTGCCTCACGCCTGCGTAGGTTGCTACTACACGTGCTATGCCGAAAATCCGGAAAGCAGATTCTTCGAAGACAAAGTGATAAAAACTAGGCAAGATATGATCAAAAGTGGCCGTGTTGCCGTTACCAGTACCACCCCTAGAGTTCGCCGTGCTCTAGCTTAGCCTGatcatctttttttccttGGTGCTAAATTTTCAGAATGAAataactagttttttttttaaaatgtatttaaatttgaaaatgtaatttaaTTACAGAAAGAGTGAAGAGCCAACCAATATCAGTAGGGGTGGGGAAGAAATTGTGGATAGAGATAAGCTCGTGACATGGACACAATCCAACTAATGACCCAAAAGCCAAGTTGGTTGAGagctttttaactttttattttttcctttgttgt includes:
- a CDS encoding Plasma-membrane choline transporter family protein (Plasma-membrane choline transporter family protein; CONTAINS InterPro DOMAIN/s: Protein of unknown function DUF580 (InterPro:IPR007603); BEST Arabidopsis thaliana protein match is: Plasma-membrane choline transporter family protein (TAIR:AT3G04440.1); Has 30201 Blast hits to 17322 proteins in 780 species: Archae - 12; Bacteria - 1396; Metazoa - 17338; Fungi - 3422; Plants - 5037; Viruses - 0; Other Eukaryotes - 2996 (source: NCBI BLink).) translates to MGATEPAVVERERKEKSEKQREVKAVEEGGGEEESKDKDEISHHRFLASLNRLNPTNPLRIIVNGGSRFTTPPPPNLAQPLRSSSRQPPPPPPRPQTPPTFVPEETQPQTPPPPNQHQTRSIFTPTPQQTLASLNSTKYTNKFFLLLFIFHKVVAIGFVGFLVFRGVQGLIGSNGSVKRKEKKILRFLLPQVEAASLLSIILAFLWQMAFRIWPDFMIHFILWSTFLMSLSSGILLLCFQMPATDAVGVCLIAFSIGNGLYACWVTRRIKFCSKILVKSLEPVSKFSDLNLPTYYMLAAGFLWMSMWIFGVIGALNFYFPPLVIIGLVLSLAWTTEVMRNIVNLTVSRVIALYYLRGMQSSTRFSFQRALSRNLGSACLGSLFVPTIEALRILARGLNLLKGEDEFMFCCANCCLRLMDFIFEHGNGWAFVQIAAYGKGFVRASQDTWKLFEDEDMVEIVDADITSSICFLTGICSGCVCLIVAAAWTHTVYKPFTATISLLAFFIGYLMTRISMALPHACVGCYYTCYAENPESRFFEDKVIKTRQDMIKSGRVAVTSTTPRVRRALA